The following are from one region of the Rosistilla carotiformis genome:
- a CDS encoding putative glycoside hydrolase has protein sequence MLVPVAIAQEPEPSSGDAAAIRPEYPDFSWQRIPLYMHIRKAKTFTNREIAFLAKFPLITFEKANGHQDHGSVEAGTLAAAKAVKKLNPNAKILYYRNVIVHYGDYKVDKQLEEIPGALLRDEQGKTNLVRNRSAAYDLSNPTLRKWWIDSCKVVTADASIDGLFIDGNIKALEPGYLRRQIGAEKKDQTIDGYHLLMNQTREAIGPNKLMIGNILRARFDDGGLEYLDYFDGSYLEGFFHNVGGVSYPQYVAKGIDTMQRAARQGKIIAFTTGFNAPKNTSDLGIDESHGSIESDAAAREALVYPLAIFLICAEEHSYFRVHEGYSANGNDRWMRWLPEYDRPLGPPVGPATKEGYRYSRKFQHAAVQLDIEKRTASIQWIRENRE, from the coding sequence TTGTTAGTTCCTGTTGCGATAGCTCAGGAACCGGAGCCGTCGTCCGGTGACGCTGCGGCGATTCGACCTGAATATCCCGACTTCAGCTGGCAGCGCATTCCGTTGTACATGCACATTCGCAAAGCCAAGACCTTTACCAACCGTGAGATCGCTTTTTTGGCGAAGTTCCCATTGATCACCTTCGAGAAAGCCAATGGACATCAGGACCATGGTTCGGTCGAAGCGGGAACGTTGGCCGCGGCGAAAGCGGTCAAGAAGCTCAATCCAAACGCAAAGATCCTCTATTACCGCAACGTGATCGTTCATTATGGCGACTACAAAGTGGACAAACAGCTTGAGGAAATTCCAGGTGCGTTGCTGCGCGATGAACAGGGTAAAACGAACCTCGTTCGCAATCGCTCCGCCGCTTACGATTTGTCCAACCCCACGCTTCGCAAATGGTGGATCGATTCCTGCAAGGTCGTGACGGCCGATGCGTCCATCGACGGTCTCTTCATCGACGGCAACATCAAAGCGCTCGAACCGGGCTACCTACGCCGACAGATCGGGGCGGAGAAGAAGGACCAAACGATCGACGGGTATCACTTGTTGATGAACCAAACACGCGAAGCCATCGGCCCGAACAAACTGATGATCGGCAATATTCTTCGGGCCCGCTTCGATGATGGGGGACTTGAGTATTTGGATTACTTCGACGGTTCGTACCTCGAAGGCTTCTTCCACAACGTGGGTGGGGTGAGCTATCCGCAATACGTTGCCAAAGGGATCGACACGATGCAGCGAGCGGCACGCCAGGGCAAGATCATCGCCTTCACCACCGGTTTCAACGCCCCCAAGAACACAAGCGATCTCGGCATCGACGAAAGCCACGGAAGCATTGAATCCGATGCGGCCGCCCGCGAAGCCCTTGTCTATCCCTTGGCCATCTTTCTGATCTGCGCCGAAGAGCACAGCTACTTTCGCGTCCACGAAGGTTACTCTGCCAACGGGAATGATCGTTGGATGCGATGGCTTCCCGAGTATGACCGCCCCCTTGGCCCACCCGTCGGTCCGGCAACGAAGGAAGGCTACCGCTACTCGCGGAAGTTCCAACATGCAGCGGTTCAACTCGATATCGAAAAGCGGACCGCAAGCATCCAATGGATTAGGGAGAATAGAGAATGA
- a CDS encoding UdgX family uracil-DNA binding protein (This protein belongs to the uracil DNA glycosylase superfamily, members of which act in excision repair of DNA. However, it belongs more specifically to UdgX branch, whose founding member was found to bind uracil in DNA (where it does not belong), without cleaving it, appears to promote DNA repair by a pathway involving RecA, rather than base excision.), with protein MQSIHVDTFDDWRDAARRLLASGVSPTDVQWIGGAERSLFDDAPSPTAAEHGGRGTTPSVPKAFLELARYVACHRESGRWSLLYRTLWRLTHGERHLLQVTTDDDVHQLMQMRKGVSRDIHKMKAFVRFRKLETGGAEEQFVAWHRPDHRIVRLAAPFFARRFGGMHWSILTPDESVTWDQTSLHYGPGVPASEAPNQDALEDLWKAYYASIFNPARVKVAAMKREMPVRHWPTLPEATLIDDLLRQAPARADAMIQTNEGFAETAAHFMPERGDLVSLRLAAANCRACPLHQCATQTVFGEGSPSARIVLVGEQPGDREDIQGHPFVGPAGKLLDEALKHAGIERREVYITNVVKHFKFKETETPRGKRRLHQKPDSREIYACRPWLEAELAAIGPQVIVCLGATAAQALFGRDFAITKDRGNVMRTDWCDITIATWHPAAILRMQDASRQTQMRTQLVEDLTSVK; from the coding sequence ATGCAATCCATTCACGTCGATACCTTTGACGACTGGCGCGACGCAGCGCGACGTCTATTGGCGTCGGGCGTTTCACCGACCGACGTGCAATGGATCGGGGGTGCAGAGCGATCTCTGTTCGATGACGCACCATCGCCAACCGCTGCGGAGCATGGTGGAAGAGGCACAACGCCAAGCGTTCCGAAAGCGTTTCTGGAGCTCGCCCGATACGTCGCCTGCCATCGCGAATCGGGCCGTTGGTCGTTGCTGTATCGAACGTTATGGCGTTTAACCCACGGTGAGCGTCATCTGCTGCAGGTGACCACGGACGACGATGTTCATCAATTGATGCAGATGCGAAAAGGGGTCTCCCGCGACATCCACAAGATGAAAGCCTTCGTGCGTTTTCGTAAACTCGAGACCGGCGGCGCGGAGGAGCAGTTCGTTGCTTGGCACCGTCCCGACCACCGGATCGTTCGTTTGGCCGCACCGTTTTTTGCACGTCGTTTCGGAGGCATGCATTGGTCGATCCTCACCCCGGACGAATCGGTGACTTGGGATCAGACTTCGTTGCACTACGGACCGGGAGTGCCCGCTTCGGAAGCTCCCAACCAGGACGCGTTGGAAGATCTGTGGAAGGCCTATTACGCATCGATCTTCAATCCGGCACGCGTGAAGGTCGCCGCGATGAAGCGTGAGATGCCCGTGCGACATTGGCCCACGCTGCCCGAAGCCACGCTGATCGACGATCTGTTGCGGCAGGCACCTGCCCGCGCTGACGCGATGATTCAAACTAACGAAGGTTTTGCCGAAACGGCGGCCCACTTCATGCCTGAGCGTGGCGACTTGGTGTCGCTGCGTCTTGCGGCCGCCAACTGCCGTGCCTGTCCGTTGCACCAGTGTGCCACGCAAACGGTCTTCGGCGAAGGTTCGCCGTCGGCTCGCATCGTGTTGGTCGGAGAACAACCCGGCGACCGCGAAGATATCCAGGGGCATCCGTTTGTCGGCCCGGCGGGCAAGTTGCTCGACGAAGCACTGAAACACGCAGGGATCGAGCGTCGCGAAGTTTACATCACCAACGTTGTTAAACACTTCAAATTTAAGGAAACCGAGACTCCGCGTGGCAAGCGGCGTTTGCATCAGAAACCGGATTCGCGAGAGATCTACGCCTGTCGGCCTTGGTTGGAAGCGGAGCTTGCCGCGATCGGTCCCCAGGTGATTGTTTGTCTGGGAGCAACCGCGGCCCAAGCGTTGTTTGGGCGCGACTTTGCCATCACGAAAGATCGAGGAAACGTGATGCGAACCGATTGGTGCGACATCACGATCGCAACTTGGCATCCGGCAGCGATTCTGCGGATGCAAGATGCGTCGCGACAAACGCAGATGCGGACGCAGCTTGTCGAAGATTTGACATCGGTTAAGTAG
- a CDS encoding N-acetylmuramoyl-L-alanine amidase family protein — MAIIVIDAGHGGDTKVGGSSANNATAPEGTLEKDLTLDIAKRVQRILSAMHDVRMTRQTDVNVGIAARAHVARDAAADVFLSIHFNGFSNPNVQGTETLVWPGTGPTEKSYVLANLVQKATVGVTGYRDRGIKDERRLGVLNPQNHLAKTARCLVEISFITGPGKTNAESDERRLKDARYKDSIAEALAEAIEAYL, encoded by the coding sequence ATGGCGATTATCGTGATCGACGCCGGACACGGCGGTGACACAAAAGTAGGCGGATCCTCCGCCAACAATGCCACCGCGCCGGAGGGGACGCTCGAGAAAGACCTCACCTTGGACATCGCTAAACGAGTGCAGCGGATCCTGTCGGCGATGCACGACGTGCGGATGACGCGACAGACCGATGTGAACGTCGGGATTGCGGCGCGGGCTCACGTTGCCAGAGACGCAGCGGCGGATGTTTTTCTTTCGATCCACTTCAACGGCTTTTCCAATCCAAACGTGCAGGGAACCGAAACACTTGTCTGGCCCGGCACCGGTCCGACGGAGAAATCGTATGTGTTGGCCAACTTGGTTCAGAAAGCGACAGTCGGTGTCACTGGCTATCGCGATCGCGGAATCAAAGATGAGCGACGACTGGGCGTTTTGAATCCGCAGAATCACCTCGCCAAAACGGCGCGTTGTTTGGTGGAAATCAGCTTCATCACCGGCCCCGGCAAGACAAACGCCGAATCGGATGAACGTAGGTTAAAAGACGCGCGTTACAAAGACTCGATTGCCGAAGCGCTCGCCGAAGCGATCGAGGCGTATCTCTAA
- a CDS encoding hypervirulence associated TUDOR domain-containing protein, producing the protein MSQEFQKNQSVQWNFGSGVGKGKIKDAFISKVTRTIKGSEVTRNATEEEPAYLIHQDDGDEVLKCQSELTKA; encoded by the coding sequence ATGAGCCAAGAATTTCAGAAGAACCAATCCGTCCAATGGAACTTCGGTTCCGGCGTAGGGAAGGGGAAGATCAAAGACGCGTTCATAAGCAAAGTCACGCGAACCATTAAGGGGAGCGAAGTGACTCGCAATGCAACGGAAGAAGAACCGGCCTACCTGATCCATCAGGACGATGGCGATGAGGTGCTTAAGTGCCAAAGCGAGTTAACGAAGGCTTAG
- the hrpB gene encoding ATP-dependent helicase HrpB: protein MPIADCIDAITAALARQRSVVLKAPPGAGKTTGVPLALLGSDASASTAGQSGRILLVQPRRLAARSAAARLATLRQSKLGNEVGYHVRFDRQVGSETRLIAMTTGMLLRRLQDDPLLEDVGCVILDEFHERSLDGDLALGMLCRIRRTLRDDLRLVIMSATLQPEPIVKFLGDAEGIESRGRSFDVAISHAGDLSTDRIENQVVAALPEMLHSTAGHILVFLPGVGEIRRTQHAIEAAGLAGDYQVMQLYGDLRPDQQDRVIAASGQRKVILSTNVAETSVTIPGVTGVIDSGLARVLRYDDRVGLPRLQIENISQASATQRAGRAGRTEPGVCRRLWPETLQRTRPPADSPEILRADFSGAALTLAAWGERDATDFPWLTPPRSDSVDRAYRLLELLGAVDADRAVTSMGKQMAAQPLSPRLARFLVEAERLGIADDAALAAALLTERSPFDRDSLPSGADVGSCDVALRVQMLKDLRAGNANVRVHPGAVKTIWKVADRLAGRRPKSSPRQQLSDGATVAADLLARALLAAFPDRVARRRSPGSAQGVMVGGRGVRLHRGSVACHVATAQADRGELFLCLDVEASGSEAQVRMATQIDARWLDDDQVRRVDQPRFDPQSQAVQMRRCLYFSDLLLSEAPIACTPSPETAQLLYDEAALEHARVFPPDKPEVAGLIHRVAFLNSHAPDLGLPPLDDDRINQVLRELCQSRTSFAQLRSAPWLDHLLGSFDYPQQQAIERHAPARMQVPSGNWRTIEYTPGKPPVMHVKLQELFGWTDTPRIAGGRVRLQLHLLGPNQRPQQITDDLANFWKTTYTVVRKELRRRYPKHHWPEDPLSAQATRNGMQQRRPEKK, encoded by the coding sequence TTGCCGATCGCGGATTGTATCGATGCAATCACGGCGGCGTTGGCGCGCCAACGGTCGGTGGTGCTCAAGGCGCCGCCGGGAGCCGGCAAGACGACCGGCGTGCCGTTGGCCCTGTTGGGTTCTGACGCGTCCGCGTCGACGGCCGGGCAGTCCGGTCGAATTCTGTTGGTCCAACCGCGTCGCTTGGCAGCCCGCAGCGCCGCAGCTCGGCTGGCAACGCTGCGGCAATCCAAACTCGGCAACGAAGTCGGCTACCACGTCCGCTTCGATCGCCAAGTCGGCAGCGAGACGCGTTTGATCGCGATGACAACCGGCATGTTGCTGCGTCGGCTGCAGGACGATCCTCTTTTGGAGGACGTCGGTTGCGTGATCCTCGACGAATTCCACGAACGCTCGCTCGACGGTGATCTCGCACTGGGGATGTTGTGCCGCATCCGTCGGACGCTACGCGACGACCTGCGACTGGTCATCATGTCGGCCACGTTGCAGCCCGAGCCGATTGTCAAATTCCTGGGAGATGCCGAAGGGATCGAGAGTCGTGGGCGCTCGTTCGACGTCGCGATCTCGCATGCGGGCGATCTGTCGACCGATCGGATTGAAAACCAGGTGGTGGCCGCGTTGCCGGAAATGTTGCACAGCACTGCCGGCCATATCCTGGTGTTCCTGCCCGGCGTCGGCGAGATCCGTCGAACTCAGCATGCGATCGAAGCAGCCGGTTTGGCCGGCGATTACCAGGTGATGCAACTTTACGGCGACCTGCGGCCCGACCAGCAGGACCGTGTGATCGCCGCGAGCGGCCAGCGTAAAGTAATCTTGTCGACCAACGTCGCCGAAACCTCGGTCACCATCCCAGGCGTGACCGGAGTGATCGACAGCGGGCTGGCTCGCGTGTTGCGTTACGACGACCGCGTCGGGCTGCCCCGGCTGCAGATCGAAAACATCTCGCAGGCTTCGGCGACGCAGCGGGCCGGGCGAGCCGGGCGTACCGAACCGGGTGTCTGCCGGCGATTGTGGCCCGAGACCCTTCAGCGGACGCGGCCTCCAGCCGACTCGCCGGAAATCTTGCGAGCGGACTTTTCCGGCGCTGCGTTAACGCTGGCCGCCTGGGGTGAACGCGACGCGACCGACTTTCCATGGCTGACGCCGCCTCGCTCGGATTCGGTCGACCGGGCGTACCGGTTGTTGGAATTGCTGGGCGCAGTCGATGCCGATCGCGCGGTAACCTCGATGGGCAAACAGATGGCTGCCCAACCGCTGTCGCCGCGACTTGCCCGGTTTCTCGTCGAAGCCGAACGACTGGGGATCGCCGACGATGCGGCTCTGGCTGCCGCTTTGCTGACCGAGCGCAGCCCGTTTGATCGCGATTCATTGCCATCGGGAGCGGATGTCGGCAGTTGTGACGTTGCGCTCCGCGTGCAGATGCTCAAGGACCTGCGGGCCGGCAACGCCAACGTTCGGGTGCATCCGGGCGCGGTGAAGACGATCTGGAAGGTTGCCGATCGCTTGGCGGGTCGACGGCCGAAGTCGTCGCCGCGACAGCAGTTGTCGGACGGCGCAACGGTCGCCGCCGATTTGCTGGCCCGTGCCTTGCTCGCCGCATTTCCCGATCGCGTCGCCCGACGCAGATCGCCCGGCAGCGCGCAGGGCGTGATGGTGGGTGGCCGCGGGGTTCGACTGCATCGCGGATCGGTCGCCTGTCACGTGGCGACAGCGCAGGCGGATCGCGGAGAGTTGTTCCTCTGCTTGGATGTCGAAGCGTCGGGCTCCGAGGCACAAGTACGCATGGCGACACAGATCGACGCCCGCTGGTTGGACGACGACCAGGTGCGGCGGGTCGATCAGCCCCGTTTTGATCCGCAATCGCAAGCCGTACAGATGCGGCGCTGCCTCTATTTTTCCGATCTGCTACTGTCGGAGGCTCCGATCGCTTGCACGCCTTCGCCCGAGACCGCGCAGTTGTTGTACGACGAAGCCGCTCTCGAGCATGCCCGCGTCTTTCCACCCGACAAGCCGGAGGTCGCTGGCTTGATCCACCGCGTTGCGTTTCTCAACAGCCACGCCCCCGACCTGGGATTGCCGCCGCTGGACGACGACCGCATCAACCAGGTGCTGCGCGAGCTTTGCCAATCGCGGACCTCGTTTGCCCAATTGCGTTCCGCCCCGTGGTTGGACCATTTGCTCGGCAGCTTCGATTACCCGCAGCAGCAAGCGATCGAGCGTCATGCGCCCGCGAGGATGCAGGTGCCCAGCGGCAATTGGCGGACGATCGAATACACGCCGGGCAAGCCGCCGGTGATGCACGTCAAGCTGCAGGAGCTGTTTGGATGGACCGACACGCCGCGGATCGCCGGCGGACGTGTCCGATTGCAATTGCATTTATTGGGCCCCAATCAACGGCCCCAGCAGATCACCGACGACCTCGCCAACTTTTGGAAGACGACCTACACGGTGGTTCGCAAAGAACTGCGGCGGCGATACCCCAAACACCATTGGCCCGAGGATCCTCTGTCGGCCCAGGCGACTCGCAACGGCATGCAACAACGCAGGCCCGAGAAAAAATAA
- a CDS encoding putative DNA modification/repair radical SAM protein: MDVRDKLTVLADAAKYDASCASSGSKTTRPGSTIGSTEGMGICHSYTPDGRCVSLLKILLTNYCIYDCQYCVNRISSDTPRARFTVDEVVSLTMEFYKRNYIEGLFLSSGIIQTSDYTMEQLIAVAKKLRTEQRYGGYIHLKTIPNASQSLIEEAGLWADRLSVNIELPTEGDLYKLAPEKKKPQIEGAMAGIRNKIDETKQEQKAGFKPPRFTPAGQSTQMIVGATDTPDVEVLKTASQLYSLQNLRRVYYSAYSPIPHADARLPGQSPPLVREHRLYQADWLIRFYGFDASEIVAEADQNLSLDIDPKLAWSLANRHYFPVDVNKASREELLRVPGIGARNVKRILNIRRFQSLASGDMKKLRVAWNRAKFFVLTADHNPALLNLDKLDLRAKAKPKTKQLLLFDAASSALSGEV, encoded by the coding sequence ATGGATGTACGAGACAAACTGACGGTTTTGGCCGACGCAGCGAAGTACGACGCGTCGTGCGCCAGTAGCGGTTCGAAGACGACACGACCAGGCAGCACGATCGGCAGCACCGAGGGGATGGGGATTTGCCACAGCTACACGCCCGATGGACGCTGTGTCTCGCTGCTGAAAATCCTGCTGACCAACTACTGCATCTATGACTGCCAGTACTGCGTCAATCGCATCTCCAGCGATACCCCACGGGCTCGGTTTACGGTCGACGAAGTTGTCTCGCTGACGATGGAGTTCTACAAACGTAACTACATCGAAGGACTGTTCCTCAGTTCGGGGATCATTCAAACATCCGACTACACGATGGAGCAATTGATCGCGGTCGCCAAAAAGCTGCGAACGGAGCAACGTTACGGCGGGTACATCCATCTGAAGACGATCCCCAACGCGTCGCAGTCGCTGATCGAGGAAGCCGGTCTGTGGGCGGATCGCTTGAGCGTTAACATCGAACTGCCGACCGAAGGCGATCTTTATAAGTTGGCCCCCGAGAAAAAGAAGCCTCAAATCGAAGGGGCGATGGCGGGCATCCGCAACAAGATCGACGAGACCAAGCAAGAACAAAAGGCTGGATTCAAACCGCCGCGTTTCACGCCCGCTGGCCAGAGCACGCAGATGATCGTCGGCGCGACCGACACGCCCGATGTCGAAGTTCTCAAGACGGCATCGCAACTGTATAGTTTGCAGAACTTGCGCCGCGTTTATTATTCCGCCTACAGTCCCATCCCGCATGCCGATGCGCGTCTACCCGGTCAATCGCCGCCTCTGGTTCGCGAGCATCGCCTGTACCAAGCCGATTGGCTGATCCGCTTCTACGGATTCGACGCAAGCGAAATTGTGGCCGAAGCGGATCAGAACCTCTCGCTGGACATCGATCCCAAACTGGCCTGGTCTTTGGCGAATCGGCACTACTTTCCCGTCGACGTCAACAAGGCCAGCCGGGAAGAGTTGCTGCGAGTTCCGGGGATTGGTGCGAGGAACGTCAAACGCATCTTGAACATCCGTCGCTTTCAGTCGCTCGCCAGCGGCGACATGAAGAAGTTGCGAGTCGCCTGGAATCGCGCCAAGTTCTTCGTCTTGACCGCCGATCACAACCCCGCGTTGTTAAATCTGGACAAGCTCGACTTGCGGGCCAAGGCGAAACCGAAGACGAAACAGTTGCTGCTGTTCGACGCCGCAAGTTCTGCTCTCTCCGGTGAAGTCTAA
- a CDS encoding MTH1187 family thiamine-binding protein yields MKVIVDLCVVPIGVGVSVSKYVAECQKVLQEAGLEHQLHAYGTNIEGEWDDVFAAIKRCHERVHAMGAPRITTSIKVGTRTDRDQTMQDKIDSVTNGNL; encoded by the coding sequence ATGAAAGTAATCGTCGATTTGTGCGTCGTTCCGATTGGAGTTGGCGTTTCGGTCAGCAAGTACGTAGCCGAATGTCAGAAGGTGCTGCAAGAAGCCGGGTTGGAGCACCAGTTGCACGCCTATGGCACGAACATCGAAGGGGAATGGGACGATGTGTTTGCCGCGATCAAGCGTTGCCACGAGCGTGTTCATGCGATGGGGGCACCACGCATCACGACAAGCATCAAGGTGGGAACACGCACTGACCGCGACCAAACGATGCAGGATAAAATCGACAGCGTAACCAATGGGAATCTTTGA
- a CDS encoding SMP-30/gluconolactonase/LRE family protein, which produces MNSTARLAALIAFLSCATPTIGEETTHSFLACGQKTYIMDADGKATWTYPASTRDGYVLRDGSIVLTLSKSKRHRGGAVVKIAPDKTETLLWEGTQTEVNSAQPTAEGNLVITEAGDQPRLIEIDPEGEIVLEFPLACQKKNHHMQTRMARKLADGTFLAPHLLDFAVFHYGRDGEVLNKLDTTVPGDTEHKVHSWPFTAIRHGDGHTLVCCTHGNRVVDFDSNGKIVWTLTNDDLPGNWLQDPCGGQVLPNGNIVIASYAAGRADPNAPKLFEVTRDKNVVWKYVDGQKVGIHHFQLLTTNGKPLQGPVLK; this is translated from the coding sequence ATGAATTCCACAGCACGATTGGCCGCTCTGATCGCTTTCCTCTCCTGTGCGACCCCGACGATTGGTGAAGAGACGACGCACAGCTTCCTAGCATGTGGTCAAAAGACCTACATCATGGATGCCGACGGAAAGGCGACCTGGACCTACCCGGCCTCCACACGAGACGGCTATGTGCTGCGCGACGGCTCGATCGTTTTGACGCTCAGCAAATCAAAGCGTCATCGCGGTGGAGCGGTTGTCAAAATTGCCCCCGACAAAACCGAAACCCTGCTTTGGGAAGGAACGCAAACGGAAGTCAACAGTGCGCAGCCAACTGCCGAGGGGAATCTTGTCATCACCGAAGCGGGGGACCAGCCACGCCTAATCGAAATCGATCCCGAGGGAGAGATCGTCCTGGAATTCCCGTTGGCGTGTCAAAAGAAGAATCATCATATGCAGACGCGGATGGCCCGGAAGCTCGCCGATGGAACTTTCCTCGCACCGCATCTGCTGGACTTCGCCGTCTTCCACTACGGCAGAGATGGTGAAGTCTTAAACAAGCTGGACACCACCGTCCCCGGCGATACCGAACATAAGGTCCACAGCTGGCCGTTCACCGCGATCCGGCATGGCGACGGGCACACACTCGTATGCTGCACCCACGGAAATCGCGTCGTCGATTTCGACAGCAACGGCAAGATCGTTTGGACGCTTACCAACGATGATTTACCGGGCAACTGGCTTCAAGATCCCTGCGGGGGCCAGGTGCTTCCCAACGGTAACATCGTGATTGCCAGCTACGCCGCCGGACGGGCCGATCCAAACGCTCCGAAACTGTTTGAAGTGACACGCGACAAGAACGTTGTCTGGAAATATGTCGACGGTCAAAAGGTCGGAATCCATCACTTTCAATTGCTCACCACCAATGGGAAGCCGTTGCAAGGGCCGGTTCTAAAGTAG
- a CDS encoding sulfatase family protein, which translates to MKMLHVLGLVSVALAPMLAAAAPPNFVIIFTDDQGYQDVGCFGSPDIRTPCLDAMAQAGMKFTNFYAQPICGPSRAALMTGCYPLRVAERGNTKQVHPILHEQEITIAEVLKPQGYATACFGKWDLAKHAQTDFFLDLFPTHQGFDTFYGTPTSNDRVVNLYRNDALIETDSDMATLTRRYTDEAIAFIERKRDQPFFVYLAHTMPHTRLDASPRFKGKSQRGLYGDVIEEIDFNVGRILETLEKLKLAENTYVLFTSDNGPWLTKNKNYADGHRRSDNGGSAGPLRSGKVSTFEGGVRVPAILWGPGKVPAATVCDSIATTLDVMPTFASLAGAPVPSDRVIDGEDIRHLFHGEFDKANPEKTYFYYLRVHLQAVRQGKWKLHVPRASEPVGVAPFSRNTHIGPEDRVGFDEPFLVDLENDLGETSNLAAENPAVVDRLIGLIESMREDLGDHDRVGKNMRFFDALDDRPATPPVPAPPKRGRQSSPPHQ; encoded by the coding sequence ATGAAAATGTTGCACGTCCTGGGGCTTGTCAGCGTCGCATTGGCTCCGATGTTGGCAGCCGCGGCCCCTCCGAACTTTGTCATCATTTTCACCGATGACCAAGGGTATCAGGACGTCGGCTGCTTCGGTTCCCCCGACATTCGCACTCCATGTTTAGACGCCATGGCACAGGCGGGAATGAAGTTCACCAACTTCTACGCTCAACCCATTTGTGGACCCTCGCGAGCTGCCCTGATGACAGGATGCTATCCTCTGCGTGTTGCCGAACGGGGGAACACGAAACAGGTGCATCCTATTCTGCACGAGCAGGAGATCACGATCGCTGAAGTGCTGAAACCACAGGGCTACGCCACAGCCTGCTTCGGAAAATGGGACCTGGCGAAACACGCTCAGACAGACTTCTTCCTCGACCTCTTTCCGACTCACCAGGGATTCGACACTTTCTACGGAACGCCCACCAGCAATGACCGCGTTGTGAATCTCTACCGAAACGATGCGTTGATCGAAACCGACTCCGATATGGCCACGTTGACTCGGCGTTACACCGATGAAGCCATTGCGTTCATCGAAAGGAAGCGGGATCAGCCGTTTTTCGTTTACCTGGCTCACACCATGCCGCACACGCGACTCGATGCATCGCCGAGGTTCAAGGGGAAGAGCCAACGCGGACTGTATGGGGACGTGATTGAAGAAATCGATTTCAACGTCGGCCGCATCCTGGAGACGCTCGAAAAATTGAAGTTGGCTGAAAATACGTATGTTCTGTTCACCAGCGACAACGGCCCATGGCTGACCAAGAACAAGAACTATGCAGACGGACACCGACGATCTGACAATGGAGGATCAGCGGGACCGTTGCGGAGCGGCAAAGTGTCGACATTTGAAGGGGGCGTGCGAGTCCCCGCGATCCTATGGGGACCGGGCAAAGTCCCTGCGGCCACGGTTTGCGATTCCATCGCCACGACGTTGGATGTGATGCCAACGTTTGCATCCCTTGCCGGTGCGCCGGTGCCGTCGGATCGAGTGATCGATGGCGAAGACATTCGCCATCTCTTCCATGGCGAATTCGACAAGGCGAATCCCGAGAAGACGTACTTCTACTACTTGCGAGTTCATCTCCAAGCGGTACGTCAGGGGAAGTGGAAATTGCATGTACCTCGAGCGTCAGAACCAGTCGGAGTCGCTCCGTTCAGCCGCAACACACACATCGGTCCCGAGGATCGTGTCGGCTTTGATGAACCGTTTCTAGTCGACTTGGAGAACGATCTCGGTGAAACTTCCAATCTTGCGGCGGAGAATCCAGCGGTGGTTGATCGCTTGATTGGACTTATTGAATCGATGCGTGAAGACCTAGGCGATCATGATCGCGTTGGAAAAAACATGCGTTTTTTCGACGCATTGGACGACCGCCCGGCAACGCCACCCGTCCCTGCGCCTCCGAAACGGGGACGGCAGTCGTCGCCACCTCATCAGTGA